A portion of the Lolium rigidum isolate FL_2022 chromosome 1, APGP_CSIRO_Lrig_0.1, whole genome shotgun sequence genome contains these proteins:
- the LOC124684523 gene encoding U5 small nuclear ribonucleoprotein 40 kDa protein-like, with product MFSAPGNNSLALAAARPGMELGNVQQHPNQVFGLGPGGKQRSSSLEAPIMLLSGHQSAVYCMKFNPAGTVIASGSHDKDIFLWYVHGDCKNYMVLRGHKNAILDLQWTTDGTQIISASPDKTLRVWDVETGKQVKKMAEHSSFVNSCCPSRKWPPLVVSGSDDGTAKLWDLRQRGAIQTLPDKYQITAVSFSEAADKVFTGGLDNDVKWWDLRKNEVTETLKGHQDMITGMQLSPDGSYLLTNAMDNELKIWDLRPYAPENRNIKTLTGHQHNFEKTLLKCSWSPDNRKVTAGSADRMVYIWDTTSRRILYKLPGHNGSVNETAFHPTEPIIGSCGSDKQIYLGEL from the coding sequence ATGTTTTCCGCTCCAGGCAACAATTCTTTGGCCCTAGCAGCCGCGCGGCCAGGAATGGAGCTGGGTAACGTTCAACAGCATCCGAATCAGGTTTTTGGTCTTGGACCTGGTGGGAAACAACGGTCATCCAGTCTGGAGGCGCCAATAATGCTACTGTCAGGCCACCAGAGTGCTGTCTACTGCATGAAGTTCAACCCTGCTGGAACTGTGATAGCATCGGGATCCCATGACAAGGATATCTTCTTGTGGTATGTCCATGGAGACTGTAAGAACTACATGGTACTGAGAGGGCACAAGAATGCTATCCTTGACCTTCAGTGGACCACTGATGGTACCCAGATAATCTCTGCAAGCCCTGACAAGACTTTGAGGGTGTGGGATGTTGAAACAGGCAAGCAGgttaagaagatggctgagcactCATCGTTTGTCAACTCATGTTGCCCGTCACGCAAGTGGCCACCTCTTGTTGTGAGCGGATCGGATGATGGTACAGCGAAGCTATGGGACCTGCGTCAGAGAGGGGCTATCCAAACACTTCCAGATAAGTACCAGATTACTGCGGTGAGCTTCTCAGAGGCCGCGGATAAGGTTTTCACTGGTGGCCTGGACAATGACGTCAAGTGGTGGGATCTTCGCAAGAATGAAGTCACGGAAACTCTCAAAGGGCATCAGGACATGATAACTGGAATGCAGCTCAGTCCTGATGGGTCGTACCTCCTGACCAATGCGATGGACAATGAGCTGAAAATCTGGGATCTGCGCCCTTATGCACCAGAGAACCGGAACATCAAGACCCTTACAGGCCATCAGCACAACTTTGAGAAGACCCTGTTGAAGTGTAGCTGGTCACCTGACAATCGCAAGGTCACTGCCGGGAGTGCTGACCGCATGGTCTACATTTGGGACACAACATCGAGGCGGATCCTGTACAAGCTTCCTGGGCACAACGGTTCTGTCAACGAGACTGCTTTCCACCCCACCGAGCCTATCATTGGATCTTGTGGCAGCGACAAGCAGATTTATCTCGGGGAGCTTTAG